One Defluviitoga tunisiensis genomic window carries:
- a CDS encoding 5'-nucleotidase C-terminal domain-containing protein, producing MSTKKFLSMFLVLLCVFSIFFAESIELQILATSDLHGRFLPYDYALNQPDYSGSLAQVATIIRELKSENPSNTILIDNGDTIQENLSHIFLDDAIHPMIFALNEMNYDVFVLGNHEFNYGIPTLKKVMRQFVPKDEDPNSVLCGNVYNPDGTRLAAPYKIVTTEDGIKVGIIGMVTPNITRWDAANLKDYIVVDPVDEVRIAVAQLKGKVDVIVGAFHMGLEQEYDTYGSGVLDILKITPDLDVVILGHAHQKIAEMYYYNGKIYRAINGKIFDERENDITQEVKLNGTLLVEPASRGGVVSQVVLELEKKDDKFEIVDKRSANHDVKTSSGYVQPDKELTRKLKPFHYKALDYANEEIGFLVGGPLVPEDEIKGIPQVWIQPTALLDLINSVQMYFGEQVIDRKIDVSAAAAFREDANIKEGPIKRSDISLIYKYDNTLYVLEVTGSQLKKYMEWSVSFYNQYQPNDLTISFNSRIPGYNYDIFKGVYYEIDISKPVGERIVNLRRSDGTSIKDQDVLTLTVNNYRANTQLLTYGPVFKEGEPLPKLLGRTEDHPNFSAISGGDLRKLIEKYIIEVKNGVLKPEYEENWKIIGNDWDEELHNLVKELANEGIIEVNKYKPVRVEDIQSFIKAY from the coding sequence ATGTCAACAAAGAAATTTCTTAGCATGTTTTTGGTATTATTATGTGTCTTTTCAATATTTTTTGCAGAATCTATAGAACTCCAGATTTTGGCTACGTCTGATCTACATGGGCGTTTTTTACCTTATGATTATGCTTTAAACCAACCAGATTATAGTGGAAGTCTAGCTCAAGTTGCAACCATAATTAGAGAGCTAAAGAGTGAAAACCCAAGTAATACAATTCTTATTGACAACGGTGATACTATCCAAGAAAATCTTTCTCACATTTTTTTAGACGATGCGATTCATCCAATGATCTTTGCATTGAATGAGATGAATTACGATGTTTTTGTTTTGGGTAACCATGAGTTTAACTATGGGATCCCCACTCTTAAAAAGGTTATGCGACAATTTGTTCCCAAAGATGAGGATCCTAACAGTGTGTTATGTGGTAATGTATATAATCCAGACGGTACAAGATTAGCTGCTCCGTATAAGATTGTTACAACAGAAGATGGAATAAAAGTTGGAATAATAGGGATGGTAACTCCTAATATTACAAGATGGGATGCTGCAAACTTGAAGGATTATATAGTAGTTGATCCTGTTGATGAGGTAAGAATAGCTGTTGCTCAGTTAAAAGGTAAAGTTGATGTAATTGTAGGTGCATTTCATATGGGCCTTGAACAAGAATATGACACCTATGGTTCCGGTGTTTTGGATATTTTAAAGATTACTCCTGATTTAGATGTAGTAATACTGGGCCATGCTCATCAGAAAATAGCTGAGATGTACTATTACAACGGAAAAATATACAGGGCTATTAATGGCAAGATTTTTGATGAGCGGGAAAACGATATAACTCAAGAGGTTAAATTGAACGGTACATTACTTGTTGAACCAGCAAGTCGTGGTGGAGTTGTATCACAAGTTGTGTTAGAACTCGAAAAGAAGGACGATAAATTTGAAATCGTAGACAAGAGATCAGCAAATCATGATGTAAAAACTTCTAGTGGATATGTACAGCCTGATAAAGAGTTAACAAGAAAATTAAAGCCTTTTCACTATAAGGCGTTAGATTACGCAAACGAAGAAATTGGATTTTTAGTGGGTGGACCATTAGTTCCTGAAGATGAAATAAAAGGGATACCACAGGTGTGGATCCAACCAACCGCGCTTTTAGATCTTATAAACTCGGTTCAAATGTATTTTGGCGAACAAGTCATAGATAGAAAAATAGATGTTTCTGCAGCAGCCGCATTTAGAGAAGATGCGAATATCAAAGAAGGTCCAATAAAAAGATCAGATATTTCTTTAATATATAAATATGACAATACTTTGTATGTACTTGAGGTTACTGGAAGTCAATTGAAAAAATATATGGAATGGTCAGTTTCTTTCTACAACCAATATCAACCAAATGACTTAACGATCTCTTTTAATAGTAGGATTCCTGGATACAATTATGACATTTTCAAAGGTGTTTATTATGAAATAGATATATCCAAACCTGTAGGAGAGAGAATCGTTAATCTTAGAAGATCTGATGGAACATCTATCAAAGACCAAGATGTTCTTACTTTGACTGTAAACAATTATCGAGCTAACACTCAATTATTAACTTACGGCCCTGTATTTAAGGAAGGAGAGCCACTTCCAAAACTACTGGGAAGAACAGAAGATCATCCAAATTTCTCCGCTATAAGTGGAGGAGATTTAAGAAAATTGATAGAAAAGTATATAATCGAGGTTAAAAATGGTGTTCTCAAACCTGAATATGAAGAAAATTGGAAAATAATCGGTAATGATTGGGATGAAGAATTACATAATCTAGTTAAAGAATTAGCCAATGAAGGAATTATTGAGGTTAATAAATATAAACCTGTTAGAGTAGAAGACATTCAAAGTTTCATAAAAGCTTACTAA
- a CDS encoding rhamnulokinase, which translates to MKYFNLAVDLGASGGKVFAGTLQNDKLVLQEVNRFPNNVVEINGVSFWDILYLYNNILNSVNIAQERGLEVLSLGIDSWGVDFGLLNKNRFLINNPIHYRNMFKTNIMQEAIEKVGKQWIYEHSPTQFQPFNTLYQILAYKKYAPDFLEISKDLLTIPSLFNYFLTEEKAIDFTMATTTQIYNHRKRSWDEEIIKRFEIPDILPKILPAGTKIGKIKKGIINKNSEIEVVLPASHDTGSAFAAISSDPKDTLFISLGTWCLTGAIVDEVPISKELMENNLAAEGCLDGSYRILANITGMWLIQGIIQSLNLPDNNETYDKITKMAKEAKPFTSYINVDDASLQNPDDMIKAIKEQSIKDSKLELKDTSEVIRTALEGIAFRVNETKEKLEKILKINFKRVHAVGGGTRNKLLCQFISDATGLEVITGPVEGTAVGNLVSQLYALGTLKNFEEIRDLIKRSFQFQTYEPENPKLWKEAFRKLKM; encoded by the coding sequence TTGAAATATTTTAATTTAGCTGTTGATCTAGGTGCCTCAGGAGGCAAGGTTTTTGCAGGAACTCTACAAAACGACAAACTTGTTTTGCAAGAGGTTAATCGTTTTCCTAACAATGTGGTCGAAATAAATGGTGTCTCTTTTTGGGACATTCTGTACCTTTACAACAACATTCTTAACAGTGTAAATATTGCTCAAGAAAGAGGACTTGAAGTTCTTTCTTTAGGAATAGATAGTTGGGGTGTCGATTTTGGGTTACTGAACAAAAATAGATTTTTGATAAACAATCCTATTCACTACAGAAATATGTTTAAAACCAACATTATGCAAGAAGCTATTGAAAAAGTAGGTAAACAATGGATATATGAACATTCTCCAACCCAATTCCAACCCTTCAATACACTTTATCAGATATTAGCTTACAAAAAATATGCGCCAGATTTCTTAGAGATTTCTAAAGATTTACTGACCATCCCTTCTTTGTTCAATTATTTTTTAACAGAAGAGAAAGCTATAGACTTTACTATGGCCACCACAACCCAGATATATAACCATAGAAAGAGAAGTTGGGATGAAGAGATAATAAAAAGATTTGAAATACCAGATATACTACCAAAAATACTTCCTGCAGGAACAAAGATTGGAAAGATAAAAAAAGGGATTATAAACAAAAATTCAGAAATAGAAGTCGTCTTACCGGCAAGTCACGATACAGGATCGGCATTCGCTGCAATTTCATCTGATCCGAAAGACACCCTGTTTATAAGTTTAGGAACATGGTGTCTGACAGGTGCAATAGTAGATGAAGTTCCTATTAGCAAAGAACTTATGGAAAATAATCTAGCAGCTGAAGGGTGCTTAGACGGCTCTTATAGAATATTGGCAAACATAACTGGAATGTGGTTAATTCAGGGCATAATACAAAGTCTGAATCTTCCCGATAACAATGAAACTTATGATAAGATCACAAAAATGGCAAAAGAAGCGAAACCATTCACTTCATACATTAATGTTGATGACGCATCCTTACAAAATCCTGATGATATGATCAAAGCAATAAAAGAACAATCGATTAAAGATAGTAAACTAGAACTAAAAGACACTTCAGAGGTTATCAGGACAGCTTTAGAAGGGATTGCATTTAGAGTAAATGAAACTAAAGAAAAACTGGAAAAAATATTAAAAATTAATTTTAAAAGGGTACATGCAGTTGGTGGAGGAACAAGGAATAAATTACTATGTCAATTTATATCTGATGCAACTGGCCTAGAAGTAATTACAGGACCTGTCGAAGGAACAGCGGTGGGAAATTTAGTGTCTCAGTTGTATGCATTGGGAACATTGAAGAACTTTGAAGAAATAAGAGACTTAATTAAAAGATCATTTCAATTTCAAACATACGAGCCAGAAAATCCCAAATTATGGAAAGAAGCGTTTAGAAAATTAAAAATGTAA
- a CDS encoding class II aldolase/adducin family protein translates to MSESQLKKQVALFAKLVWDRKLTDGTGGNMSIRNKDKIYITPTSTIKHFLTENDIITVDKNGNKIEGEKEPSSERRMHIKIYEKASDVNAIIHAHPRYATSFAVTFQKLPVYALPESALVLDPITYIEYQMPGTQEFADAFAKGLEEGSRVFVLQNHGVTVAGKDIEEAYMKLETLEFLAEVSVISKLYSGINEIPTEKIKAFIEFFNKRGD, encoded by the coding sequence ATGTCAGAGAGTCAATTAAAAAAACAAGTAGCGCTTTTTGCAAAGTTAGTCTGGGATAGAAAGTTAACAGATGGAACAGGGGGAAATATGAGTATAAGAAACAAAGATAAGATATATATTACTCCTACTTCAACTATCAAACATTTTCTAACTGAAAACGACATAATTACTGTTGATAAAAACGGTAACAAAATTGAAGGTGAAAAAGAACCTTCTTCGGAAAGAAGAATGCACATAAAAATTTATGAGAAAGCTTCAGATGTAAATGCGATCATTCATGCACATCCCAGATATGCAACCTCTTTTGCAGTAACTTTCCAAAAACTCCCAGTTTATGCCCTACCGGAATCCGCATTAGTTTTAGACCCAATAACTTACATAGAATATCAAATGCCAGGTACTCAAGAATTTGCAGATGCTTTTGCAAAAGGTTTAGAAGAAGGATCTAGAGTTTTTGTACTTCAAAATCATGGTGTTACAGTTGCAGGAAAAGATATAGAAGAAGCTTACATGAAATTAGAAACATTAGAATTTCTTGCAGAAGTATCCGTCATTTCAAAACTATATAGTGGAATAAATGAAATTCCTACAGAAAAAATAAAAGCATTTATAGAATTTTTTAATAAAAGAGGAGATTGA